A single Syngnathus acus chromosome 8, fSynAcu1.2, whole genome shotgun sequence DNA region contains:
- the ep300b gene encoding LOW QUALITY PROTEIN: histone acetyltransferase p300 (The sequence of the model RefSeq protein was modified relative to this genomic sequence to represent the inferred CDS: inserted 6 bases in 4 codons; deleted 6 bases in 5 codons), producing MADNVLESGPPSAKRPKLSSPALSVSASDGNDFGSLFDLEHDLPDELISSSDLGLTNGGDINQLHTSLGGIGLGSQDAAAKHKQLSELLRTGGPSQQGGPTSNSAGPGAPMGILGGVSISPGAPQGMPPQGQQQQTGLMQQVGMVGGWMGAQRGTNGQQQQGLMAGHVMNGSSRMAYPGGAGMGNNSNLLAETLQQQQGQQMGSGGQPGIRPQQPGTLNKMNMIANAGPYGGPYGPSAGQGLPGAGLSPQLQNKAGMANNMASQFNMEKKVTSGQGMPGMMPQQQQPPGIASVSVGGAAAAAAAAVGAAQVGLGAVGAGPCTAPPTADPEKRKLIQQQLVLLLHAHKCQRREQANGEVRQCNLPHCRTMKNVLNHMTHCQAGKSCQVAHCASSRQIISHWKNCTRQDCPVCLPLKNAGDKRNQQSLVSSAGLGLVNSLGSGVAGGQSNSPNLTPPNQIDPSSIERAYAALGLTYQGNQMQPQSSQPQTNLPNQGIQGQPGLRNLNVMGGNSMGVNGGVQTPNHQAPLLPDAMLQNSLNAQSLMNDGVGNLGSMPTAAPPSAAMRKSWHEDITQDLRNHLVHKLVQAIFPTPDPAALKDRRMENLVAYARKVEGDMYESANSRAEYYHLLAEKIYKIQKELEEKRRTRLQKQAMMPGQPSLASSGFPQGPLSLGQPPMPPGQPPNGPHADPSMIRPGGPNQVANRMQNPAGMNQFGQLGMQSMGQRSTPPLTLSSPMNQMGMGSTRMGQPNATQLQNQYLPPGQFPGSSPSLGSGPVGVNQPGSQTAVPLNQMSTPPSLPAGSPSAQSATPAPVSAPSGGSMGGAANVCGAGPLPNMPPSSTSNQPNAFPHCPPIRTNSPSPARSLTPQPHQTTPTLPRSQTPQPQTPSTPQLPPQNQQQATQQGQVGGSEKVHQLPQQTLGGATTSGPQAAQASSVPTQNAHVPLQLPPTPLSPKLPVTTDGQVSSPASVSSSADPSSQLAHQDGPTPIQEDIKMEVKKQEEEEEESDETQGEGKSLGKTGKVEPDEKAEEKHEIKKENLSENGCEAEAMDTSSSSASSSVKTGEDKKPEVKKEPKEQDEASAGSPANTQSKKKIFKPEELRQALMPTLEALYRQDPESLPFRQPVDPQLLGIPDYFDIVKNPMDLSTVKRKLDTGQYQEPWQYVEDIWLMFNNAWLYNRKTSRVYKYCSKLAEVFETEIDPVMQGLGYCCGRKFEFSPQTLCCYGKQLCTIQRDAAYFSYQNSSPKYGLLADRYHFCEKCFNEIQGESVSLGDDPSQPQTSINKDQFQRKKNDTLDPELLVECGDCGRKMHQICVLHHETIWPSGFVCDNCLKMANKTRKENKYAAKRLPQTKLGSFLESRVNDYIKRQNYIEAGEVTIRVVHVSDKVVEVKPGMKSRFVDSGEMSESFPYRMKALFAFEDIDGADVCFFGMHVQEYGSDCPPPNQRRVYISYLDSVHFFKPRHLRTHVYHEILLGYLEYAKRLGYTTGHIWACPPSEGDDYIFHCHPPDQKIPKPKRLQEWYKRMLDKAVSERIVHDYKDIFKQATEDRLTSAKELPYFEGDFWPNVLEESIKELEQEEEERKREENSTCNESTDATKGDSKNAKKKNNKKTSKNKSSMSRSNKKKPGMPNVSNDLSXKLYATMEKHKEVFFVIRLIAGPTANSLPPISDPDSLMACDLMDGRDAFLTLARDKHLEFSSLRRSMWSSMCMLVELHNQSQDRFVYTCNECKHHVETRFHCTVCEDYDLCITCYNTKGHEHKMDKLGLGLDDDSNNQAAASTQSPGDSRRLSIQRCIQSWPHACQCRNANCSLPSCQKMKRVVQHTKSCKRKTNGGCPICKQLIALCCYHAKHCQENKCPVPFCLNIKQKLRQQQLQHRLQQAQMLRRRMASMQRVGQAAGAQPGGPVMDCRHRAQMASPAPSTPTSVGTQPPTPQTPTQTMPTAPQQGLGPGPGGQQVPQPSGMPLQQQQLHHQFQQMPGGGNGGIMSSPQHQHQXAHQQVQQQQQGGGGSNHQELHQHSNNMPVFASRAPGSSPLHHSQGKPXLGSATPPRQQPGCPVMVGNVGAQPLNQLQGQPALPQQQQQPSGPPPAAVEIALKIQRVADAQRKMALQRQAAAGLMPPHPHHQQAQGQQMAVGHPGPGGAVGPQVMPPQSQAAMQSARAHMEQQQQQQQQQSASAGMMVGTGGPCYHQQQQQGNVPQGQISAQVQLQQQRMGTPLQNPQQQQQWTGQGMPPQQRQALMNQMGHQVLMVAQQQQQQQQLQHHTAMMNMTQQQQQQTQQQGAAGAMLAGAGPGAVGVPGAGAGGNITQAALQDLLRTLRSPSSPLQQQQVLNILRSNPQLMAAFIKQRASKYKXGPGGPGPTGGPVANVMAGGGPQANMNATGQSAMHMGGQGGANMATMAQLQQQQQMQQQQQQIQQQQQIQQQQQIQQQQQIQQQQQQIQQQQQIQQQQQQQQQRPVLGGLQQQQVAALQQQQAGGRGLQGQGPQMANLNNPQFRELLMRRHLQQQQLQQQQQQQQQQQQQQQQQQQQQQPHQHQQQMGLNHAQFQQPQPPPGQGYMGQPGMQPPVGQGPSGGPQQPGGPPSQQSPGYPSSAQQQVAAALQQRLQHHHLQLQQQNAVTGLPGGDSGPGGGVGPPQPPQGPQTAQNGPSPSQALLQQALHQRLLQQQQQHLGTGGSPAQHSNPMSPQQPPQMAQSPHPHLQGQTLANQVRSPQPSPRPQSQPPHSSPSPRMQPQPSPHHISPQMQTGSPHPAHLNQHHPGMVVPQQQPSSQQQQQQQQQNSMEQFGSEQSAMLSQLSGMAALHGQGGNSQDPLGQNINHNPLDIM from the exons ATGGCCGATAATGTCCTGGAGTCCGGCCCGCCTTCAGCCAAGAGGCCAAAGCTGTCCTCTCCAGCGCTCTCCGTGTCTGCAAGTGATGGAAACG ATTTTGGTTCACTTTTTGACCTTGAGCACGACCTCCCGGACGAGCTCATCAGCTCCTCGGACCTGGGTCTGACCAATGGAGGAGACATCAACCAACTCCATACAAGTCTCGGAGGCATTGGTTTGGGAAGCCAGGATGCTGCTGCGAAACACAAACAGTTGTCCGAACTTTTGCGTACTGGTGGACCATCCCAGCAGGGTGGCCCCACTTCCAACAGTGCCGGACCAGGGGCTCCCATGGGCATACTGGGAGGTGTCAGCATCTCCCCCGGTGCACCTCAAGGCATGCCCCCTCAAGGCCAACAGCAACAAACCGGACTAATGCAGCAGGTTGGGATGGTTGGAGGCTGGATGGGTGCCCAGAGAGGCACCAATGGACAGCAACAGCAAGGCTTGATGGCGGGTCACGTGATGAACGGCTCGTCAAGGATGGCTTACCCTGGCGGTGCTGGCATGGGTAACAACAGTAATCTTCTAGCCGAAACactacagcagcagcaaggtCAGCAAATGGGGTCCGGGGGTCAGCCAGGGATACGACCGCAGCAACCAGGAACACTGAACAAG ATGAATATGATTGCCAATGCGGGCCCCTATGGTGGTCCCTATGGTCCGTCTGCTGGCCAAGGGCTGCCTGGAGCAGGGCTGAGCCCACAACTCCAGAATAAAGCCGGAATGGCCAACAATATGGCCAGCCAGTTTAACATGGAAAAGAAGGTGACATCGGGTCAAGGCATGCCTGGAATG ATgcctcagcagcagcaacctCCAGGCATCGCCAGCGTATCAGTCggtggagcagcagcagcagcagcagcagcggtgggAGCAGCTCAGGTTGGACTGGGTGCTGTAGGGGCTGGTCCCTGCACAGCGCCCCCTACAGCAGACCCGGAGAAGCGTAAGCTTATTCAACAGCAGCTAGTCCTCTTGCTCCATGCGCACAAGTGCCAGCGAAGGGAGCAAGCAAACGGGGAAGTGAGGCAGTGCAACCTGCCTCATTGTCGCACCATGAAGAACGTACTTAACCACATGACTCATTGCCAGGCTGGCAAGTCCTGCCAGG TGGCGCACTGTGCCTCATCAAGACAGATCATCTCTCATTGGAAGAATTGCACGCGGCAGGACTGTCCCGTGTGCCTGCCTTTGAAAAACGCTGGAGACAAGAGAAACCAGCAGT CTCTTGTCAGTAGTGCAGGACTCGGTTTGGTGAACTCTTTAGGTTCAGGAGTAGCGGGTGGGCAGTCCAATAGCCCAAACTTGACCCCGCCCAATCAGATCGACCCCAGCTCTATAGAGAGGGCCTACGCTGCTCTTGGTCTTACCTATCAGGGCAACCAGATGCAACCACAGTCATCCCAACCCCAGACCAACTTGCCAAACCAGGGGATACAAGGGCAACCCGGGTTGCGCAATCTGAATGTCATGG GAGGAAACTCAATGGGAGTGAATGGTGGAGTGCAGACCCCAAACCACCAAGCGCCCCTGCTGCCAGACGCCATGTTGCAAAACAGTTTAAATGCGCAGAG TTTAATGAATGATGGCGTGGGGAACCTTGGATCCATGCCTACTGCGGCTCCTCCTTCTGCAGCCATGAGGAAGTCTTGGCATGAAGACATCACGCAAGACCTGCGTAACCACCTTGTACACAAACT CGTACAAGCCATCTTTCCTACTCCTGACCCAGCTGCTCTGAAGGACCGGCGGATGGAAAATTTGGTGGCGTATGCTCGGAAAGTAGAGGGGGACATGTACGAGTCGGCCAACAGTAGG GCGGAGTACTACCACCTCCTGGCAGAGAAGATCTACAAGATCCAAAAGGAGCTTGAGGAAAAGAGGAGGACACGTCTCCAAAAGCAGGCAATGATGCCGGGGCAACCTAGCTTGGCCTCCTCAGGCTTCCCACAGGGGCCTCTCAGCCTGGGCCAGCCCCCCATGCCCCCTGGGCAACCTCCAA ATGGTCCTCACGCCGATCCATCCATGATTCGACCAGGAGGACCGAATCAGGTGGCGAACAGGATGCAGAACCCAGCAG GAATGAACCAATTTGGTCAGCTGGGGATGCAGTCCATGGGTCAAAGGTCGACACCGCCGCTTACACTCAGTTCTCCGATGAACCAG ATGGGTATGGGATCCACAAGGATGGGTCAACCAAATGCCACGCAGTTACAGAACCAGTACCTCCCACCAGGCCAATTTCCCGGCTCCAGTCCTAGTCTTGGTTCTGGTCCTGTTGGTGTGAACCAGCCAGGATCGCAAACTGCTGTGCCGCTG AACCAGATGTCAACCCCGCCGTCGCTACCAGCCGGCAGCCCTTCAGCTCAGTCTGCTACCCCTGCCCCGGTCTCTGCACCCTCTGGCGGCTCCATGGGGGGGGCCGCCAATGTCTGTGGTGCAGGACCTCTGCCCAACATGCCTCCGTCCTCCACGTCAAATCAGCCCAACGCATTTCCTCACTGCCCACCCATCCGTACAAATTCCCCATCACCAGCGCGCAGCTTAACGCCTCAACCTCATCAGACGACGCCCACGTTACCTCGTTCTCAGACGCCGCAGCCGCAGACCCCGAGTACGCCCCAGCTGCCCCCTCAGAATCAACAGCAAGCGACTCAGCAAGGGCAGGTGGGGGGCTCTGAGAAGGTTCATCAGCTTCCACAGCAGACGCTTGGGGGGGCTACTACCTCAGGCCCCCAGGCAGCTCAGGCTTCTTCGGTGCCTACCCAGAATGCACATGTGCCACTACAGCTGCCGCCAACGCCA CTGTCCCCGAAGCTCCCCGTAACAACGGACGGTCAGGTGTCTTCACCAGCCTCGGTCAGCAGCAGTGCTGATCCAAGTTCCCAGCTTGCCCACCAGGACGGTCCCACTCCCATCCAAGAGGATATCAAAATGGAAGTGAAGaagcaggaggaagaagaggaagaatcAGATGAAACCCAAGGAGAGGGCAAGTCTCTGGGCAAGACGGGCAAAGTTGAGCCTGACGAGAAAGCGGAGGAGAAGCATGAG ATAAAGAAGGAGAATTTATCAGAAAATGGGTGTGAAGCGGAGGCCATGGAtacatcttcatcctctgcatCTTCCTCAGTGAAAACTGGGGAAGACAAAAAGCCAGAAGTGAAAAAAGAGCCCAAAGAGCAAGACGAGGCATCTGCAGGCTCCCCAGCCAACACTCAGAGCAAGaagaaaa TCTTTAAGCCAGAGGAGCTCCGTCAGGCTCTGATGCCCACCCTGGAGGCTTTGTACCGGCAGGACCCCGAGTCCCTCCCCTTCCGTCAGCCGGTGGACCCCCAGTTACTGGGAATACCC GACTACTTTGACATCGTGAAGAACCCCATGGACCTGTCTACAGTCAAGCGGAAACTGGACACGGGGCAGTACCAAGAGCCGTGGCAGTATGTGGAGGATATCTGGCTGATGTTCAACAACGCCTGGTTGTACAACCGCAAGACATCCCGAGTGTACAAGTACTGCTCCAAGCTGGCCGAGGTCTTTGAGACTGAGATCGATCCTGTCATGCAGGGTCTCGGATATTGCTGTGGAAGGAAG TTTGagttttcc ccccaaactcTTTGCTGCTATGGAAAACAATTATGCACCATCCAACGTGATGCTGCTTATTTTAGCTACCAGAACAG TTCACCAAAATATGGGCTTCTTGCTGACAGGTACCACTTCTGTGAGAAGTGTTTCAACGAAATCCAGGGCGAGAGCGTCTCCCTGGGCGATGACCCTTCCCAGCCTCAAAC GTCCATCAACAAAGACCAATTCCAGAGAAAAAAGAACGACACTCTTGATCCTGAGTT GCTTGTGGAATGTGGCGACTGCGGTCGTAAAATGCACCAGATCTGTGTTCTGCATCATGAAACCATTTGGCCCTCAGG CTTTGTCTGTGACAACTGTCTGAAGATGGCCAATAAGACACGGAAAGAGAACAAATATGCAGCTAAAA GGCTTCCTCAGACCAAGCTGGGGAGCTTTCTGGAGTCGCGAGTGAACGATTACATCAAACGACAGAATTACATCGAGGCTGGCGAGGTCACCATTCGAGTGGTCCATGTCTCCGACAAGGTGGTTGAGGTCAAACCGGGCATGAAGTCCAG GTTTGTGGACAGTGGAGAAATGTCCGAGTCCTTCCCATACCGGATGAAAGCCTTATTTGCATTTGAGGACATTGACGGAGcagatgtgtgtttttttggaaTGCACGTTCAAGAGTACGGCTCTGACTGCCCGCCCCCCAATCAGAGACGGGTGTATATCTCGTACCTGGACAGCGTTCACTTCTTCAAACCTCGACATCTCAGGACCCATGTCTATCATGAAATCTTGCTTGGGTACCTGGAATATGCAAAGAGGCTCGG GTACACAACAGGTCATATCTGGGCGTGTCCTCCAAGTGAGGGCGACGATTACATTTTCCATTGCCACCCGCCGGACCAGAAGATCCCCAAGCCCAAAAGGCTACAAGAGTGGTACAAGAGGATGCTGGACAAGGCGGTGTCTGAGCGCATAGTCCATGATTACAAG gaTATCTTCAAACAGGCCACAGAGGACCGCCTGACCAGCGCGAAGGAGCTTCCGTACTTTGAGGGAGACTTCTGGCCCAACGTCCTGGAGGAGAGCATCAAGGAGCTggagcaggaagaggaggagaggaagagggaggAAAACAGTACCTGCAACGAGAGTACTGAT GCCACGAAAGGAGACAGCAAAAATGCCAAAAAGAAGAACAATAAAAAGACGAGCAAGAACAAGAGCAGCATGAGCCGATCCAACAAGAAGAAGCCGGGAATGCCCAACGTGTCCAATGACTTGT CAAAACTCTATGCCACCATGGAGAAACATAAGGAG GTCTTCTTTGTCATCCGGCTCATCGCTGGCCCTACTGCCAACTCACTGCCCCCCATCAGTGACCCTGACTCCCTGATGGCCTGTGACCTGATGGATGGCCGTGACGCCTTCCTAACGTTGGCCAGGGACAAGCATCTGGAGTTCAGCTCTCTCAGGCGCTCCATGTGGAGTTCCATGTGTATGTTGGTGGAGCTCCATAACCAGAGCCAGGACCGGTTTGTCTACACTTGCAATGAGTGTAAACACCATGTGGAAACGCGCTTCCATTGCACTGTATGCGAG GACTATGACTTGTGCATCACCTGCTATAACACTAAAGGCCACGAGCACAAAATGGACAAGTTGGGACTTGGGCTGGATGACGACAGCAACAACCAAGCGGCGGCGTCCACCCAGAGTCCAGGAGACTCTCGCCGTCTGAGCATCCAGCGGTGCATCCAATCGTGG CCACACGCGTGCCAGTGCCGCAACGCCAACTGCTCGCTG CCGTCGTGCCAGAAGATGAAGCGTGTTGTTCAG CACACCAAAAGCTGCAAGCGCAAGACCAACGGCGGCTGTCCCATTTGCAAGCAGCTCATTGCTTTGTGCTGCTACCATGCCAAACACTGCCAGGAGAACAAATGTCCCGTTCCCTTCTGCCTCAACATAAAGCAAAAGCTCCGACAGCAGCAACTCCAGCACCGGCTGCAACAGGCGCAGATGTTAAGACGGAGGATGGCCAGCATGCAGAGGGTGGGACAAGCCGCTGGGGCTCAACCGGGAGGGCCCGTTATGGACTGCCGTCACCGGGCACAAATGGCATCACCTGCGCCCAGCACGCCGACATCTGTGGGGACTCAACCTCCAACTCCTCAGACGCCGACTCAGACCATGCCCACCGCCCCGCAACAAGGATTGGGTCCAGGCCCCGGAGGTCAGCAAGTTCCTCAACCGAGTGGCATGCCtctgcagcagcaacagcttCACCACCAGTTTCAGCAGATGCCAGGTGGAGGCAATGGGGGCATAATGAGCTCCCCTCAACATCAGCACCA AGCTCATCAGCaggtccagcagcagcagcaaggtggaggaggaagcaaCCATCAGGAACTCCACCAGCACTCCAACAACATGCCTGTGTTTGCTAGCAGGGCCCCAGGTTCTTCTCCACTCCATCATTCCCAAGGGAAAC GTCTGGGATCTGCGACACCGCCTCGGCAACAACCCGGTTGCCCCGTCATGGTCGGGAATGTCGGGGCTCAACCTCTCAATCAGCTCCAAGGCCAGCCCGCTCTTccacagcaacagcagcagccttCCGGCCCTCCGCCGGCCGCGGTCGAGATCGCATTGAAGATCCAGAGGGTCGCCGACGCCCAGAGGAAAATGGCTCTGCAGAGACAAGCGGCCGCGGGCCTGATGCCTCCTCACCCCCACCATCAACAGGCCCAAGGGCAACAGATGGCTGTGGGACACCCAGGGCCTGGAGGGGCGGTAGGACCCCAGGTCATGCCACCTCAAAGCCAAGCCGCAATGCAGTCGGCTCGAGCCCAcatggagcagcagcagcagcagcagcagcagcagagcgCTTCGGCTGGGATGATGGTTGGCACCGGTGGGCCATGCTAC catcagcagcaacagcaaggCAACGTTCCGCAGGGCCAGATCTCAGCTCAGGTTCAACTTCAGCAGCAGAGGATGGGCACTCCACTTCAAAAcccacagcagcaacaacaatggACAGGCCAGGGGATGCCACCCCAGCAGAGGCAGGCTCTGATGAACCAGATGGGGCATCAGGTTTTGATGGtagcgcagcagcagcagcaacaacaacaattgcagca CCATACTGCCATGATGAATATGacgcaacaacagcagcagcagacgcAGCAGCAAGGTGCCGCTGGAGCGATGCTCGCAGGAGCTGGGCCAGGAGCTGTCGGGGTCCCAGGAGCTGGCGCGGGTGGCAACATCACCCAGGCCGCCCTGCAGGATCTTTTACGCACTCTCCGCTCGCCCAGCTCGCCACTCCAGCAGCAACAAGTCCTCAACATCCTGCGCTCCAACCCTCAACTCATGGCTGCTTTTATCAAACAGAGGGCCTCGAAGTACAA GGGCCCGGGAGGTCCCGGACCTACCGGGGGTCCTGTCGCTAATGTGATGGCGGGAGGGGGGCCGCAGGCGAACATGAATGCGACTGGCCAATCGGCGATGCATATGGGGGGCCAAGGAGGGGCCAATATGGCTACTATGGCTCAgctacagcagcagcagcagatgcaacagcagcaacagcaaattcaacaacaacagcaaattcaacaacagcagcaaattcaacaacagcagcaaattcaacaacaacaacagcaaattcaacaacaacagcaaattcaacaacagcagcagcagcagcagcagagacCAGTCCTTGGTggtctgcagcagcagcaagttgCAGCTCTCCAGCAGCAACAAGCCGGCGGAAGAGGTCTGCAGGGCCAGGGGCCACAAATGGCCAATCTGAACAATCCCCAATTTCGAGAGCTGCTCATGAGGAGACatcttcaacaacaacaactgcagcagcagcagcagcagcagcaacaacaacagcagcaacaacaacaacagcagcagcagcagcaaccgcATCAACATCAACAGCAGATGGGGCTCAATCACGCTCAGTTTCAGCAGCCCCAGCCCCCACCGGGCCAGGGTTACATGGGCCAGCCTGGGATGCAGCCCCCAGTGGGACAGGGCCCCTCGGGAGGTCCTCAGCAGCCCGGGGGTCCCCCTAGCCAGCAGAGTCCGGGGTACCCCAGCTCGGCCCAGCAACAAGTCGCGGCTGCGCTGCAGCAGCGGCTACAGCACCACCACCTCCAGCTACAGCAGCAGAACGCCGTGACGGGCTTGCCCGGTGGCGATTCGGGGCCCGGTGGCGGCGTGGGACCCCCGCAGCCGCCCCAGGGTCCTCAGACGGCTCAAAACGGCCCCTCGCCCTCTCAGGCCCTCCTTCAGCAGGCCCTCCACCAGAGGCTGctgcaacaacagcagcaacatctCGGCACCGGGGGCTCGCCGGCGCAGCACAGCAATCCCATGAGCCCCCAGCAGCCCCCCCAGATGGCCCAGTCCCCCCACCCTCACCTGCAGGGTCAGACGCTGGCCAACCAGGTGCGCTCTCCCCAGCCGTCACCCAGACCCCAGTCGCAGCCACCGCACTCCAGCCCATCGCCGCGCATGCAGCCGCAGCCGTCCCCTCATCACATATCACCCCAGATGCAGACGGGCTCCCCCCACCCGGCCCACCTGAACCAGCACCACCCAGGCATGGTGGTCCCCCAGCAGCAGCCTTCgtcccagcagcagcagcagcagcagcaacagaacTCTATGGAACAATTTGGCTCGGAGCAGAGTGCCATGTTATCTCAGCTGAGTGGGATGGCGGCTCTACATGGGCAGGGGggcaacagtcaggacccacTGGGCCAGAACATCAATCACAACCCTTTAGACATCATGTAG
- the xpnpep3 gene encoding xaa-Pro aminopeptidase 3, with amino-acid sequence MMSPGGSVLLRAAVTLLPKPSWSRGCLWCPCRNISVKPGDLKPKTVPARYLGQPSPFTHPHLIKHGEVTPGLSQTEYELRRHRLASLIEAHSDKLGPSASSGTHVLVILSHPTRYMTNDIPYPFHQNQDFLYLCGILEPDSALVLHGKGRPDQAILFVPRRDPGRELWDGPRSGLDGAAALTGIERVHSTEELGLVLKALKGSTLWYDHSHPANSRLHQAHVHPVLQAGPMPRPLSPLIHSLRAFKSSAEVALMQEAGRITAQAFRRTMALSHGEVDESVLFAKFDFENRVHGANFLAYPPVVAGGNRANTLHYINNNQIIKDGEMVLLDGGCEYFGYVSDVTRTWPVNGKFSAPQAELYEAVLEVQLSCLSLCSPGVSLDHIYSTMLAMLARQLKRLGIVKYIGTSDADLLKAARRYCPHHVGHYLGMDVHDTPELSRSQPLQSGMTITIEPGLYIGEENEQAPKCFRGMGIRIEDDVLIRDKGGPLILSADAPKTIGDVERACAQR; translated from the exons ATGATGTCCCCCGGAGGCAGTGTGCTCCTCAGAGCTGCTGTCACACTACTACCCAAACCAAGTTGGAGCCGAG GATGTTTGTGGTGTCCATGCAGGAACATTTCTGTGAAACCGGGAGACCTGAAACCAAAGACGGTTCCCGCTCGCTACCTTGGCCAGCCAAGTCCTTTCACTCATCCGCACCTCATCAAACATG GTGAAGTGACACCCGGCCTGAGCCAAACCGAATATGAACTCcgtcgtcacaggctggcctcACTCATCGAGGCCCACTCGGATAAACTCGGACCGTCTGCATCGTCCGGCACTCACGTGCTCGTTATTTTGTCCCATCCGACCCGCTACATGACTAATGACATACCGTATCCTTTCCACCAGAACCAG GACTTCCTCTACCTGTGTGGCATCTTGGAGCCTGACAGTGCTTTGGTCCTCCACGGGAAAGGACGACCAGACcaggccattttgtttgttcctcGCAGAGACCCAGGCAGGGAGCTGTGGGATGGCCCGCGATCAGGGTTGGATGGAGCTGCTGCTTTGACTGGCATAGAGAGGGTTCATAGCACCGAAGAACTCGGTCTGGTGCTCAAAGCCCTTAAAG GCTCCACCCTGTGGTATGATCATTCTCATCCAGCCAACTCTCGACTCCACCAAGCACATGTCCATCCCGTCTTGCAGGCCGGGCCAATGCCACGCCCCCTAAGTCcactcattcattcactcaGGGCTTTTAAGAGTTCGGCGGAGGTGGCTCTCATGCAAGAAGCAGGTCGCATCACAGCGCAG GCTTTTAGGCGGACGATGGCTCTATCTCACGGGGAAGTGGATGAATCCGTACTCTTTGCTAAG TTTGATTTTGAGAACCGGGTCCATGGTGCAAATTTCCTGGCCTATCCGCCTGTGGTTGCCGGAGGGAATCGTGCCAATACTCTGcactacatcaacaacaaccaaaTCATTAAG GATGGTGAAATGGTGCTCCTTGATGGCGGCTGTGAATATTTCGGTTATGTCAGTGATGTGACCCGAACGTGGCCAGTAAATGGAAA ATTTAGCGCTCCGCAGGCAGAACTTTACGAAGCCGTCCTGGAGGTCCAGCTCTCCTGTTTATCTCTGTGTTCGCCAGGTGTCAGTCTCGACCATATTTACAGCACCATGCTGGCCATGTTGGCAAGACAGCTCAAGCGTCTTGGCATCGTCAAGTACATCGGTACCAGCGATGCTGATCTATTAAAG GCTGCAAGGCGGTACTGCCCCCATCATGTTGGACATTACTTGGGCATGGACGTCCATGACACTCCAGAACTGTCCCGCTCACAACCTTTACAGTCTGGAATGACCATCACCATAGAACCAG GGTTGTATATTGGCGAGGAAAATGAGCAGGCCCCAAAGTGTTTCCGCGGCATGGGGATCAGGATCGAGGATGACGTACTGATCCGGGACAAAGGTGGGCCCTTAATTCTATCAGCTGATGCCCCAAAGACCATTGGTGATGTAGAGCGGGCCTGTGCCCAAAGGTAG